In one window of Calypte anna isolate BGI_N300 chromosome 1, bCalAnn1_v1.p, whole genome shotgun sequence DNA:
- the CDADC1 gene encoding cytidine and dCMP deaminase domain-containing protein 1 isoform X2 — protein sequence MHGAEEAVAAEAPRVSAASTQTDSMAGQMPRLSKVKKSGLVVVKNMKIVGLHCSSTDLHAGQIALIKHGSRLKNCDLYFSRKPCSTCLKMIVNAGVNRISYWPADPEMSLQNEASSPMTTDDAKLDAKAVERLKSNSRARVCVLLQPLVCYMVQFVEETSAKFDFIQKIAKSQPDSNTDFYTVCRQDRIKEYESLFLISNEETHKQILMTMGLENLCENPYFSNLRQNMKDLVLVLATVAASVPAFGCFGFYNSESWRANETEQWGLPQEIARHCMIQARLLAYRTEDHKTGVGAIIWAEEKSRSCDGTGAMYFVGCGYNAFPVGSEYADFPHMDDKQKDREIRKFRYIIHAEQNALTFRCREIKPDERSMIFVTKCPCDECVPLIKGAGIKQIYAGDVDAGKKKADISYMKFGELEGVSKFTWQVNPLHTNSLEFHDSTARENGVQKTKSLDDQQHQNKKLCLGHY from the exons ATGCACGGCGCAGAGGAGGCAGTGGCGGCGGAGGCCCCGCGGGTCAGCGCGGCGAGCACGCAGACTGACAGCATGGCCG GTCAAATGCCAAGGCTTTCTAAG GTAAAGAAGAGTGGTCTAGTTGTGGTGAAAAATATGAAGATTGTTGGTCTTCACTGTTCCAGTACAGACTTGCATGCTGGCCAGATTGCACTCATCAAACATGGATCAAGACTGAAAAACTGtgatctttatttttccagaaaaccaTGTTCAACTTGTTTAAAAATGATTGTAAATG CTGGGGTGAACAGGATTTCTTACTGGCCTGCAGATCCTGAAATGAGCTTGCAGAACGAGGCATCCAGTCCCATGACTACTGATGATGCAAAGCTAGATGCCAAAGCAGTGGAAAGACTGAAGTCAAATAGCCGTGCTCGAGTGTGTGTGTTGCTTCAGCCCTTGGTGTGCTACATGGTGCAGTTTGTTGAAGAAACCTCCGCCAAGTTTGATTTTATtcaaaaaatagcaaaatctCAGCCTGACTCAAATACTGACTTTTATACTGTGTGCAGACAAGACAGAATAAAAGAGTACGAAAGCTTATTCCTAATCTCAAATGAGGAAACGCACAAGCAAATATTGATGACAATGGGACTGGAGAACCTCTGTGAAAATCCCTACTTCAGCAACCTGAGGCAAAACATGAAAGATCTTGTCTTGGTCTTGGCAACAGTGGCTGCCAGCGTCCCTGCCTTTGGATGCTTTGGGTTTTACAACAGTGAATCATGGCGAGCCAATGAGACAGAGCAGTGGGGGCTGCCCCAAGAAATTGCAAGGCACTGTATGATTCAAGCCAGACTGCTTGCCTATAGAACAG AGGATCATAAAACGGGAGTTGGAGCTATCATTTgggcagaagaaaaatct AGAAGCTGTGATGGGACAGGAGCAATGTATTTTGTAGGCTGCGGTTACAATGCCTTCCCTGTTGGATCTGAATATGCTGATTTTCCACACATGGATGATAAACAAAAAGATCGGGAAATCAGAAAGTTCCGGTACATTATACATGCGGAGCAGAACGCCTTGACCTTCAG GTGTCGAGAAATAAAGCCAGATGAAAGAAGCATGATATTTGTGACAAAATGTCCATGTGATGAATGTGTCCCTTTAATCAAAGGGGCTGGTATCAAGCAGATCTATGCAGGAGATGTtgatgctggaaaaaagaaagcagacatATCCTACATGAAGTTTGGTGAACTTGAGGGTGTAAGCAAATTTACA TGGCAAGTAAATCCATTGCACACTAATTCCCTTGAGTTCCATGATTCCACAGCCAGGGAAA atGGGGTCCAGAAAACCAAATCACTAGATGACCAGCAGCACCAAAACAAGAAACTGTGTCTTGGTCACTATTGA
- the CDADC1 gene encoding cytidine and dCMP deaminase domain-containing protein 1 isoform X1 produces MHGAEEAVAAEAPRVSAASTQTDSMAGQMPRLSKVNLFTLFSLWMELFPSAEQQKKSQVKKSGLVVVKNMKIVGLHCSSTDLHAGQIALIKHGSRLKNCDLYFSRKPCSTCLKMIVNAGVNRISYWPADPEMSLQNEASSPMTTDDAKLDAKAVERLKSNSRARVCVLLQPLVCYMVQFVEETSAKFDFIQKIAKSQPDSNTDFYTVCRQDRIKEYESLFLISNEETHKQILMTMGLENLCENPYFSNLRQNMKDLVLVLATVAASVPAFGCFGFYNSESWRANETEQWGLPQEIARHCMIQARLLAYRTEDHKTGVGAIIWAEEKSRSCDGTGAMYFVGCGYNAFPVGSEYADFPHMDDKQKDREIRKFRYIIHAEQNALTFRCREIKPDERSMIFVTKCPCDECVPLIKGAGIKQIYAGDVDAGKKKADISYMKFGELEGVSKFTWQVNPLHTNSLEFHDSTARENGVQKTKSLDDQQHQNKKLCLGHY; encoded by the exons ATGCACGGCGCAGAGGAGGCAGTGGCGGCGGAGGCCCCGCGGGTCAGCGCGGCGAGCACGCAGACTGACAGCATGGCCG GTCAAATGCCAAGGCTTTCTAAGGTAAATCTTTTTACTCTGTTCAGTCTCTGGATGGAGCTCTTTCCCTCAGctgagcaacagaaaaaatCCCAG GTAAAGAAGAGTGGTCTAGTTGTGGTGAAAAATATGAAGATTGTTGGTCTTCACTGTTCCAGTACAGACTTGCATGCTGGCCAGATTGCACTCATCAAACATGGATCAAGACTGAAAAACTGtgatctttatttttccagaaaaccaTGTTCAACTTGTTTAAAAATGATTGTAAATG CTGGGGTGAACAGGATTTCTTACTGGCCTGCAGATCCTGAAATGAGCTTGCAGAACGAGGCATCCAGTCCCATGACTACTGATGATGCAAAGCTAGATGCCAAAGCAGTGGAAAGACTGAAGTCAAATAGCCGTGCTCGAGTGTGTGTGTTGCTTCAGCCCTTGGTGTGCTACATGGTGCAGTTTGTTGAAGAAACCTCCGCCAAGTTTGATTTTATtcaaaaaatagcaaaatctCAGCCTGACTCAAATACTGACTTTTATACTGTGTGCAGACAAGACAGAATAAAAGAGTACGAAAGCTTATTCCTAATCTCAAATGAGGAAACGCACAAGCAAATATTGATGACAATGGGACTGGAGAACCTCTGTGAAAATCCCTACTTCAGCAACCTGAGGCAAAACATGAAAGATCTTGTCTTGGTCTTGGCAACAGTGGCTGCCAGCGTCCCTGCCTTTGGATGCTTTGGGTTTTACAACAGTGAATCATGGCGAGCCAATGAGACAGAGCAGTGGGGGCTGCCCCAAGAAATTGCAAGGCACTGTATGATTCAAGCCAGACTGCTTGCCTATAGAACAG AGGATCATAAAACGGGAGTTGGAGCTATCATTTgggcagaagaaaaatct AGAAGCTGTGATGGGACAGGAGCAATGTATTTTGTAGGCTGCGGTTACAATGCCTTCCCTGTTGGATCTGAATATGCTGATTTTCCACACATGGATGATAAACAAAAAGATCGGGAAATCAGAAAGTTCCGGTACATTATACATGCGGAGCAGAACGCCTTGACCTTCAG GTGTCGAGAAATAAAGCCAGATGAAAGAAGCATGATATTTGTGACAAAATGTCCATGTGATGAATGTGTCCCTTTAATCAAAGGGGCTGGTATCAAGCAGATCTATGCAGGAGATGTtgatgctggaaaaaagaaagcagacatATCCTACATGAAGTTTGGTGAACTTGAGGGTGTAAGCAAATTTACA TGGCAAGTAAATCCATTGCACACTAATTCCCTTGAGTTCCATGATTCCACAGCCAGGGAAA atGGGGTCCAGAAAACCAAATCACTAGATGACCAGCAGCACCAAAACAAGAAACTGTGTCTTGGTCACTATTGA
- the CDADC1 gene encoding cytidine and dCMP deaminase domain-containing protein 1 isoform X3 — protein MSISQDKKKQENNVKKSGLVVVKNMKIVGLHCSSTDLHAGQIALIKHGSRLKNCDLYFSRKPCSTCLKMIVNAGVNRISYWPADPEMSLQNEASSPMTTDDAKLDAKAVERLKSNSRARVCVLLQPLVCYMVQFVEETSAKFDFIQKIAKSQPDSNTDFYTVCRQDRIKEYESLFLISNEETHKQILMTMGLENLCENPYFSNLRQNMKDLVLVLATVAASVPAFGCFGFYNSESWRANETEQWGLPQEIARHCMIQARLLAYRTEDHKTGVGAIIWAEEKSRSCDGTGAMYFVGCGYNAFPVGSEYADFPHMDDKQKDREIRKFRYIIHAEQNALTFRCREIKPDERSMIFVTKCPCDECVPLIKGAGIKQIYAGDVDAGKKKADISYMKFGELEGVSKFTWQVNPLHTNSLEFHDSTARENGVQKTKSLDDQQHQNKKLCLGHY, from the exons ATGAGTATCAGCcaggacaagaaaaaacaggaaaacaat GTAAAGAAGAGTGGTCTAGTTGTGGTGAAAAATATGAAGATTGTTGGTCTTCACTGTTCCAGTACAGACTTGCATGCTGGCCAGATTGCACTCATCAAACATGGATCAAGACTGAAAAACTGtgatctttatttttccagaaaaccaTGTTCAACTTGTTTAAAAATGATTGTAAATG CTGGGGTGAACAGGATTTCTTACTGGCCTGCAGATCCTGAAATGAGCTTGCAGAACGAGGCATCCAGTCCCATGACTACTGATGATGCAAAGCTAGATGCCAAAGCAGTGGAAAGACTGAAGTCAAATAGCCGTGCTCGAGTGTGTGTGTTGCTTCAGCCCTTGGTGTGCTACATGGTGCAGTTTGTTGAAGAAACCTCCGCCAAGTTTGATTTTATtcaaaaaatagcaaaatctCAGCCTGACTCAAATACTGACTTTTATACTGTGTGCAGACAAGACAGAATAAAAGAGTACGAAAGCTTATTCCTAATCTCAAATGAGGAAACGCACAAGCAAATATTGATGACAATGGGACTGGAGAACCTCTGTGAAAATCCCTACTTCAGCAACCTGAGGCAAAACATGAAAGATCTTGTCTTGGTCTTGGCAACAGTGGCTGCCAGCGTCCCTGCCTTTGGATGCTTTGGGTTTTACAACAGTGAATCATGGCGAGCCAATGAGACAGAGCAGTGGGGGCTGCCCCAAGAAATTGCAAGGCACTGTATGATTCAAGCCAGACTGCTTGCCTATAGAACAG AGGATCATAAAACGGGAGTTGGAGCTATCATTTgggcagaagaaaaatct AGAAGCTGTGATGGGACAGGAGCAATGTATTTTGTAGGCTGCGGTTACAATGCCTTCCCTGTTGGATCTGAATATGCTGATTTTCCACACATGGATGATAAACAAAAAGATCGGGAAATCAGAAAGTTCCGGTACATTATACATGCGGAGCAGAACGCCTTGACCTTCAG GTGTCGAGAAATAAAGCCAGATGAAAGAAGCATGATATTTGTGACAAAATGTCCATGTGATGAATGTGTCCCTTTAATCAAAGGGGCTGGTATCAAGCAGATCTATGCAGGAGATGTtgatgctggaaaaaagaaagcagacatATCCTACATGAAGTTTGGTGAACTTGAGGGTGTAAGCAAATTTACA TGGCAAGTAAATCCATTGCACACTAATTCCCTTGAGTTCCATGATTCCACAGCCAGGGAAA atGGGGTCCAGAAAACCAAATCACTAGATGACCAGCAGCACCAAAACAAGAAACTGTGTCTTGGTCACTATTGA